Within the Gadus chalcogrammus isolate NIFS_2021 chromosome 15, NIFS_Gcha_1.0, whole genome shotgun sequence genome, the region AATGCATTTCTATTACATGCAcacttttgtttaaaataaagtaCATGATATTATAGCCCAAGGGGTCCAATCTGGTGttctgtatatatttatatttacaatcaacaaataatgaaAGGTAAAACAAACCTTGAATAATTATGACAGCATCACGATAATATCTCCATTCAGAAAACAAAACTGTTTTGTTTCCCACACAGCACTGCAGGTCTACATAGATTATTTCATGGCTGATTCCCCTTTGAACAACTGTACCAGAGTAATCTTCCCGGCCTACAAAAGCCCATTCTCTCTCTGATTAGGTTTCAGATCGATAGCCGGCTTGTCAGGGAACAACTCAAATTACTCATGCTGATGAGCTAACACAACCAGCCGCCACAGTGTTTACATGGTGAGCGGGCGCCTGGGTTCAAGggcagagggtgggggtggggggggggggggggtgaggatgggGATGATAGCGGCGGGGGTGAGCGCCAGAAtccagtgagagagggagagagcttgGGGGGTGTCGATATGATCCCAGCCCCGCAATGTCTTTGCTGGCCACTCAAGTTCTGCTTTGATTGTCCGCCACTCCCTGAAGAATCAACACAAACTTCCTCTCTCTTGAAataaacatttatatatatatataaaaagaggtagagatagagggagatccAGTGAACCAAACTTGTCCTGTTTCTATCTGGAGCTCTCTAcctatatgtatgcatatggaTACACGCTGTGCCTTGAAGGTAGGCTGATAACACTGCTGATCCTCCCAATCTGGGTTACACCTTTCCTTCGCTTCCTGCCAGAGAGCATCTCGGATACAGTCTGGCTTCCTTTATACGTTTTCCTTCATTACATCTGTGCAGCTGCTGCCAGCACTACTAAGCCTCTgcatactccccccccccccccccccccccagctctctctctctctctccctcctcagtataTCTATACATACGGGTTTCCAAGCAAGATGTACCTTGCTGTACTGTCTTCCATACTTGCCACTAGGCTCCTATGGAGGCTCCCCCCCTCATCGCCCTAAACAGGTCAACACAGAAGCTGGCTAGTCGGACCTTGTTAGGTCCTCTGTACTTAGTTGGAGCTCTAGTTAGCGCTTTACACTCTGCAGGCACTTTCAGACCATAACTACCGGTACTCTTCTTTTGGGTGggtagtttatttttttttaaactctaTTCCTGAGGTCCAAGTCTAGAGTTGGGAATCACGATAATTTGGCAAATCGGCACAACGCATTGCAGATTGTTCACATTGTGAGCTTTTTAGCTCTGCAGATCTGAGCACATTTTGACATGGGGAGAAATGCCTAGCAGAGCTGTGGCCTGAGCTTCCAAGTCGTATATAACTGGCAGAAAGCAGCTGGAGGGATTCTTGAGTTAGTGTACAAAACAGAATTGAGCTTTTCTTCATAAGAATCTGAGTATTGGAATTCTTATGTACTGAAGTCAAAGCACAGTCTAGCTGTTATTGGTTTTGTGGTCCCTTATGTTTGACCATTCTTCTTCTACTTGCCTTTTACAAAGTTTGCAAATAATTACAGCTACATAAGGCCCATTTAGATTTGGACTACATAGttcaatgtttatttgaaatgttactGCGTTGCCCTGTAGTCAGTATCTACATGATCCATGGCCATGAAAACGCACTCATCTTTGTTGGCACCCCAATGGCTTGTATTTGGTTTTCCTCATTAAAATATTCATCAGATTTGCCTCATCAAAGTTTAAGATGATCCTTGCAGTTCATTACACGATGTGCTTCTTTTGATTTAATGAAGTAATTAATATATAATTCATGTGAGTTTTTCAGATTTCACGATGCCtacaagaccccccccccccccccccccccacacacaattttttttaaaaaaagaacaaaggCATTTGTTTTGATTAAGGCTGAATTAACATGTGTACTTTTTAATGAGACGCATGCTAATTGCTTTACAAAAAAGTGCATACAAAGTCTGATGCCTTTTTATAGATGGAGATAGAGGATAGAGAATCAAAGTAGCAGttaggtctttgtgtgtgtgtgtgtgtgtgtgtgtgtgtgtgtgtgtgtgtgtgtgtgtgtgtgtgtgtgtgtgtgtgtgtgtgtgtgtgtgtgtgtgtgtgtgtgtgtgtgtgtgtgtgcgtatctttCTGTGATGTGAAAGAACAAAGCTCGAGTTGGAGAATGTTGAGTTGGagaattgtctgtgtgtgctgacggaagtgtgtgcgtgtgtgtgtgtgtgtgtgtgtggcatcaTGCATGCCTCAGGCTAAAGAGGAGGTGCTGAATCAGAATTGGCAGGCAGGATGGAGATCATGTACCCTCCAGATGGAATCCTTCCTCTCTCGGTCACTGCACTGGGCCCCCAGCAGTGCCGACCACTGGGCCTTCACAGCCAGTGAGTCAGCGCAGCTCGCCAAGTGGTGTCCTGAGCCTCCACCCCATCCAacgggtggtgtggtggtgatgtttCATCCGCCCAAATGCCTTTTGGGAACTGTAGGAACAATGTCAGTTGACGCTAAGAGGTTCACCTCGGCGTGTCGACCGATGACGcacacacgagcgcacacacaggTGCTGCACATCACAGTGCTGCTGCCACAGATGGCAGTGGGCCGAGGGATTTGTAATTGGGAAAGGCTTGTCTTTGCAATAAAGTGTTAGGAGACGAGTCCCGGATTCCAATCATTTTACCCTTGGTTGGATGTTGAGGTGAAAAAACTACAATCAGTGTCTCGACCAAGGCAGACGTGTCTGAGTGTTCCGGTAAACGGACGATTACCAGCCTCCCCTCTTACCCTTtaccccgctcctcctcctcctagctgtggTAATGAATGCTTTAGTCAACATGTGGGCGTGGATTAAGGTGTCAAGAAATAGCCTAATATTGCGTTGTACCCACTCCCAACATCCACTCTCTCGGTTATGTCTTAATCCATCCTTCCATGCTTCCAGCTACGTCCTCCGGCCTGAGTGGCAGGTACTGTTTTGTTGAATGGCCACATATGCAAGGCTGTACACTGAGGGCTGTTTACATTTAcggctctgattggtcaacaAGGGGCTGGATTTACGAGTCTAAAATGAAGTGGATCCAGAATGTCTTAACTTTTTTGGAGAGCACATTTTACTTGGACATCAAATATCTGATTCCTATCATGTCGGACACTGTTTCCTTCTGCACAATGCAATTTACTATTAACTGTCAAAAAATGGTTAATGATTAGTTGCCACTGTGGAATAGATGGATTTGCATACGCTATTTCTACCTTGATGGAATGTGTGGTGAGCCATCTAATGATTACAAATACCACTGTGTCAAGAcaccaaaacaacaacgatagcAAACAATTACACTACACTTTGGCGTTAAGCTCAAAAAAATGGCACCATTAACCTAATTGTAGAATGTTAAACATCACATCGCATAAAAGTGTTGCACTTGCTAAACAACCAGTTCTGTTGCTGCCACTAGGGGGACCCATAGGCGAGAATGAATGTCATTTGTAAGGCCATTGTGTCAACCAATCTTTGCCACTGTAGAACTCCAGACAGACTTTTAAAAATAACAGTTTGGGGGTAATGAACTTTATTACAAAGGACTTCACCCGAGAtgcattatattttatatatggtGTCGTGTAAATTAATACTCTCTAAATGATAGATGTATAAATTATTGTGCTTGTCCTGTTATCTCTGTAGTTGTGCTGATTATATGAAAAGGAACATAATTCACAATTTCCACACAAAAAGGAATGCAATTGTCAACCGTTTGGACCTTCGGTTATCTGCTGATAAAGAAATGTTTTGCATATCACTGATCCTTTCTTCGAAGGCTGGGGAAAATGTCTGAATAGTGTTTTGTGTCTCCGTCTGTTTTCTGAAAGCTTTGCATTCTTCTAATATAGCATTTTTCCTTGCCTGGGCCCTTCGTTATGTAGTCATAATAACTGAACAGTGGCTTGTGAGTAGGAAGGAACGAGATAATTGATCCCTGCTGGATCCAGGGGAAAATGGCTGAAGCATGTACCTTGTCATAAGACAAGACGGCGTGTTGGCCAAAAGAGTTCCCCTTAATGGCAGCTAAAATAGATCCCTTATTCCAAACCCATCCAGCGACACTTGAGTAAGACATCTCACGACATCGGAGTCAGAGAGCGTTGCAGAAGATGTGAAATAATTACTGCACTGCTTTAAGAGCACTGTTACAAGTCACTGCAGCAGCAGCGATGAAGAGATCGGAACCAGTGATGAAGCAAGAGGAGGAAAGGGGGCGAGGGAGGGTGGTAGtagggaggagggaaagggatATGAAAGTTTGCtgaacaaagtgtgtgtgtgtgtgtgtgtgtgtgtgtgtgtgtgtgtgtgtgtgtgtgtgtgtgtgtgtgtgtgtgtgtgtgtgtgtgtgtgtgtgtgtgtgtgtgttcggtgtgcgtgtgtgtgtgttcggtgtgcgtgtgtgtgttcggtgtgtgtgtgtgtctgtttaccaTCAGCCCATCCATTCATACGTTACCAAGGTAGGGTTTCAACATTGTCATATTATAAAGCCTCTAGAGGGCCAGCCACACTTCCTACTGCACCAACAGAAGAGCTGATTAAGATGCACATCCACCGTTTCTTTGTTTAAAGCAAGCTAAATTACACTaataacggtattatatcatcACCTTTCCAATGTGCTCCCATTCTGTAAACAAAGCTGTCCTTGCTGTACTTGCTGTCGGCTGTGGTTATGCTAGCGCGTGGCGGTGAGGTGCTGTTGAATTTAAATGAGCGTTTAGTCTATCTTTAGCGGCTGGGTATTAGGGGTGTAGCTGGGTGGATTCCTATTGAGGGAAGCTGGCCCCCCCTGCAGAGCCTCCCAACGTGTGGCGCCCTCCTGCTCTGTCTGCTGGAACACAATAAGCACAAACACAATAAACAGTGCAGAGGGGATGGCTGCACGCTAGCGGGCCTGATGGCCTTGCCCTGTAGCCCTTAACCAATATAACATTTCTAAGCCCTTTCTTTTTTTAGTatgtatgaatatttgatgggCTTTTTGTGCCTTTTATGGCCCCGACAGTGAAGCTGGGCCACAAGGTGGGCTGAAACAAGAGAGGGAACGACCTGTAGCACGGGACCGCAGGTCTAACCCCGGTGCGCAAACCCAAGGTTCCCAGTGAGATGCttcatgcgtgtctgtgtgagtgggtgtgcaTGCTGGATAGATACGCTGAGATTTGAGCAGAGCGTTGCGATCCGTTGGTGCCACGGAACAAGGGCTGCTTCCAGGTGGCCGTGCGGCCTCGGAGTGGTGCAGCAGGGGGAATTGGATGGGACAGAAAGCTCGTCTGGCTGCCTGGCTGCTAGCATTGGACTTGGCAGCTCTCTGCCGGGGAAACGCTGACAGGCAAGCACTCCTGTCACACCGCATAACCGCCTGCCTTCTCAGCCCCCCTGGGGCCTGAGTGGGCCGGGCCATTCATCCTCCCCCTGCCTTCAGGTTCCCAGACTGCGACTCTTGCTACGTGACCCAGCTATCTTTGTGGAGCCGGGGCCTTGTGTCATCCGGCCGAGGCTGCCCTCAGTGGCGgtcgtttgttgttgttgtggttgttgttgtcctgAGAACGACATTGTGTATGAATCCCCTCCTGGTGAGAATCTGCCTCAGCCCATCTACAGTATCCTGGGTGATGTGCGCTACAGACGGTTGACGTATTACTAATGAGGGAGGCCGAAAGGGGTTGTCTGTCCAGATCATTGGTGCCGTTAACCAAATAAAACCTGTACCTAAACACCACGTCAGTCCAATACCTATTCCAGTTCTTATTTAATATACCTGAATTTAACCGACTAAAATGGGATGCCTCAACCTAACCATCCTAACCCTTAACTTAAACATTTTTGTCTGTAGAAAATTATTTCTTAATATCTTGAGAATAGCAGGCACATGAAATGTGTTTCTACTTTGACGAGGCGTATGAGAAAAATTAGTTTTCCCCCTCAATTGCATATCGGTTTGCATCGTTAAACTTGATGAGGGGTAATATAGTTTATAGAAGAATGATAACTTTCCATGAAAGGCATTTCCTACATGATTAATGCATTTGTGTGCACCCTGGTGCCGAATTATAAACATGATCATGCTCAACTTCATCCTCAAAAACCTTTCTTTATACTActctaaaaaaaaatgaaagttaTTATGCACTTCATAATTGTTATTTTTGATATATTGGACATTGTTAGACTGACAATTCAAAAGAACAATGTAAGCCTGCATTTGCGTCCATGCCCATGTGTATATGTTGGGTTTGCAAGATGCTGGGgaattgtgtgttgtgtctttATCTCTCGCTCTTTCCTCAAGCAGGGAACTTCACAGTGAGATTAGATTTGCCCAGTGTGACCTTTCAGCTGTGGAAGCTGGATGTTTGCATAGTCCTCTCCTAGCTGTTTTGACTCCAAAAGTGTACACTGCAGCTGTCTCTGCTTGTTTTCCTCATGAAAGCATCTTGAGTATTTGTTTTTTCTAAACATATTCCATGACATTTAAAGTGCTGTTTTTTCATTTGTCGTTGTGCATTTTTGTGCGCACACACTTGTGATACACGTTTTAGTTTCGAAAATGTTGTGTAAATGGAACACTTTTATATTGGGGTCAGTACAATGAACTGAAGAATGGCAGCGTTTCTCTCGACTGACAAAATATTCGGCATCTTTTCTAAGCCCTTCTAATACCTTAAACCCTTAATGTTGTAGCTGCTGAGTTGCATTGCCTCTATATTGATTTCTCTTCTTTACGTGAACGAAATCAAAGTCACCTAGAAGTCGGAACTCTTCTGATTTCCTGCTATAAATGTGTCCTTTTGCCTTTCCTTGCACCCTGGCTTTGAGCTGCCCCAGATCAGATGTTAAGTGTATTGATCTTAGGCAAAGGCTTATGACCCACACCGGGAAACAGACCGCCCCGCCCTCCTGATCCGGCCTTGAGCCACGCTTGAACATTCCAGCAGCAAAATTGTAATGAGCTGTCTGGTTTAATAATCTGTTCCAGCCCGAGAAATCACAATGTAAGATGAGTTCAAAAGTTCAATGAATGGTAGGAGGAACAATGTAAGGAAAAGCAAATGGGGCATAAAGGAATCATTGAAATGATTATTCTGTCAAGTTATTCCATAAAGTATATACAAAAATGTTCTTCCTTTGTCTTTGTTGCAGATGTACTCTGGCCTGGCCGCAGTCTCGTCTCTTCACAAGCGAGTTCAAcagcagaaggagaagaagatcaCCGTTTCCCGCTCTGCTCCGGCCCCCGTTGACATCAGAAAGGCCGACGTGATGGTCTTCAGCTAAACCAGAACCCTCTCCTTTTTCATGACCCGCCTCCTGTTGCATTGCCTCGTCTCCTCCTGAAACTCCCTCGCCATGGCCTGCTTCCTGGCGTCCGTCTTTTTCCTGGTCCTCCAGTCGTACGCTGCCCCACCGGAGCTGCTCCAGGCAGCGGTCACCCTGCACACGCTGGACCTCGAAGCGGGAACATCCGCCAACGTCTCGGGGGACCTCCCGCCCCCAGGCACGAGCAAACGAGCCCCGCACAGCATCATCAtcggggtgcgcaagggcggcACCCGAGCCCTGCTGGAGATGCTGGACATCCACCCcgaggtggcggtggcggccacCGAGGTGCACTTCTTCGACTGGGACGAGAACTACGCCAAGGGCTTCGAGTGGTACCGCGACCTGATGCCCTACTCGTACCCCAGGCAGATCACGGTGGAGAAGACGCCGGGCTACTTCACGTCGCCCCTGGCGCCCGAGCGCATACGCGCCATGAACTCATCCATCAAGCTGCTGCTGATCCTTCGGGACCCCGCGGAGCGGGTGGTCTCGGACTACACCCAGGTGTACTTCAACCGGCTGGAGAGCCACAAGCCCGTGCAGGCCATCGAGAACCTGCTGGTGCGCAACGGCGCCCTCAACACCCGCTACAAGGCCATCCACCGCAGCCTCTACGACGTGCACATGCGCAACTGGCTGCGCCACTTCCCCCTGGAGCAGATCCACATCGTGGACGGGGACACGCTGATCCACGACCCGCTGCCCGAGCTGCAGAAGGTGGAGCGCTTCCTCAACCTGCCCCCTAGGATAGTGTCCTCTAACTTCTACTTCAACCAGACCAAGGGCTTCTACTGCATCCGCAGCGACGGGCGGGAGCGCTGCCTGCACGAGTCCAAAGGGCGGCCGCACCCGGCCGTGAACGGCACCGTGCTGCAGAAGCTGCGCTCGTACCTGCGCGAGCACAACCACAGCTTCTACCGGCTGGTGAAGCGCACGTTTGACTGGCAATGAGGGCACCTGGGCAGGCAGACTCAAAGAGGGAGAGGGTCCTTTCTTTGCTTTGCCTGTGATGAGGGCATTGAGAATGAATGGAAGGCAGGAagactgaggggggagggagggtgagggagagggagaagcacTTTAAGACCTGACATTTCCACACCCATTCGAATAGCCTCGTAATAACTACCATTGTAAACTCTGGTTGCCACAGAGCGGGCCGATATCTCAAGCCTTAGGAATAattcttcaaatactgtatacTGTACTGCCAAGGtcacataaaaaaatgtaaaatgaattccCAAGCTTGGCAAGTCCTTCTCTCTGTGCTGTATTAGTTACCACATCGCAGCGGTTTGAAGTTTGtaaaaaaatgattaaaaaagaatgacaattttctttcttctcttatTTGATATTCTTGTTCTTAATAATAAATCGGTTTTGCTTCAAGATATTCCATTGGCTTTTCTTTCTTCTGGTTTCTGAGCCCACCCTGCAAACGCCTCAGTAGCCCAAAGCGATGAAGCTCTCTGTTATTTTACATGGCGTGCCAAAGTAGATGGAGGCATAAGCCATTGAGGTGTGGTGTGGTGGATGGTTGGACATTAATGTGAGGAAATGGTTGCCTTGGAGCCATGCTTTAGCAGCACAGGAATCACTAATGGATTTGGACATTGAACGGTAGCTAGTGCCTGCAGGTAAATCGGACCAATCTCCATTGTCGGCAAGCTGTAAAAACCTGAGAGCCGGATTTCATCGCCTTTTCAACAATTTACTCCCTTTTTCGAGGTAGCCTTAAATCATTTCATGGAATACTGTTTGAATTCACCAAACGTCTGCGGTGTGGAAACACAATTATATCAACCTattccatttaaaaaaatatccaCCCTTTTCCTCTTGCATTTTCCCAGAAACCCATCGTCCTCGTCCGCCGCACACGGCTGAGACACAGCTCTGGTTTCCTCTATTGATCGGGCTTTAAACAGCAGCCAAAGCTACAAGTCCACAGGGAGCGGTAATATTCATTTGATCTGCAGCTCTGCGTCTGCCGGTCTTGGCAGCATGAGAATAAGCAGCACCTCTGCTGCAGGGAGCAGCGACTAGTGCCCTGTTGGATCTATACGGAGAGGCAGAAATGGCTTCAGGTTGGTCTGCAAACCAAAGAaaaatattcacattcacagcCAAATTAAATCTCAGCTATTGCCGTAAAGTCACATTATTTAGAAATACATCCAGAAGTGGTGTATAATGTTTGGAATGGGTTACATCGATCGACGAATCCTATTGGCCCTTCTTAACCGCCTGGCAGCGTGCCACACTTGCTTGGGGCACCTGGAGTTCAGTCAAAAGCGAGGCGTGTGCGTGTCAGCCAGAGTGTGGAAACACATCCAGACAGCCTCTTCCCAGGATCCTCACCATCCACGCCCCGCAGGTGGAGTGGTGTGAGGCTGTGGTGTCAGACGGATACCTTGTGACCCCGGTCTGGGGCCCTCGTGGCCGCTGTCTGATGGCCCCTTGTCTGCTcctgtctccgtctccccctgccAATGGCCTGGAAGAAGATAACATGAAAGGCACGTCCAGCTCTCCGCAGGGACTCCTCCGGTCTGGCACGAGGGCTGCggacatgggcacacacacggcAGATTACCACCAAGGTGTTGGAGGATCTGCTTTGGTATATGGGTCGGGACAACTTGTAGGGTGAGAGAAGATGCACGTGGTGTACGTGTGGAACTGTTAGTTGCAGAATTTGGGTTTCTTGTTGCTAACTCAGTGACAATTGTAACATTGTTTAAcagtttttttctttgaatcCAAATATGGAAAATACCAATGCATCCAAAATAATAGACCTATCCATCAATACTAATTCAACAGACTTTAGTTCGCTGTGGTGGACTCAAATCTTGCTAAGAAATACACACTCAATATCTCTAAATATAAATGGAATGAAAAACAGATTagtataaacattttaaaaagtgAGAACCAAATGTCAAAACCTGAAATTTTGTGGTTCGACCTCAATTTAATCTTTAACCAGATTTTCTGCCTATTAATTAGCCTAATTAGTGAATTTTAAAAAGTGGATACCAACTCAAGATGCCGTCCTGAATGTGTTATTTAAAGGCTCACTGCTAACTCCAAGTGAAGATGTGATGGGTCATTCAGTAGCAATCAGCTGCAGAACTGCTTGATCATGTCGTCCTAGACAGCTTGTAATAATCCGTCTTTACACAGTGATTGATGAAGCACTTAGCATACAGTGTAATCTCGAACAGTGCTGTACTTTGGTTGGTAATTGTGTGATGCAAGTCTATTACCGTGTCCTTGACATAAATGAACGACCTCCCCATTGATATAGGTGACAATCAGAGGTTGATGGCTGCACTGAAcagagaaaaaatattttttatttagccTATTCACACATTTAATTCAAATTCTTTAACACATTAAATATTTAATCTTGGTCAAACATTATTGGACTCCTGATCTATATTCAGGCGAATTAATAGCAAATTGATAGCATAACCTTTGCACAAACAGTCTTTTTGCAGGACTTTAAAGATGTCTAAATGTTTGTCACACAGCTGTGCAGGTGTAACCATCTAAGCAAGCTCCTAGAGCTTGAGTTGCTGCTATActttaatacaatttaaatggCTCCATTGTTTACTGGATGAATAACCACGTTACCTCACTTCTAGCCACAGAGACGTGTTGTCTGCCAGAAGTAGCCGTTTCATTTCCTTCAGGGAACAAAAGGTAAGACACCTGCATCGATCAAGCAAACTGCAAcgtcaacacacaacacaaagaccCATCTCTTATCATACACCCTTTGAGCACCCACCAGCCTGCAGACTTTTTTCTAAACTATGCTTTGGTAGCTGAGGGATGAAGCCTGAACAACATTTTGGATGGATTGACTGGCAAAAacgattttaattattgaaTTTGTGACGTCATTTGTTGAAACACACTGTGTTTGACACACTTTCGTCTGCTGGGAGGATAGGAGGGTGAATTATTAACGTAGTGTCAAGGCTGTACCAATAAGTATACCAGAGAGAAAATGATCGGGTAGAAACCAAGCCTGCTGCGAGATAGCTATTCActattcaagtgtgtgtgtgtgtgtgtgtgtgtgtggtatgtgtgtgtgtgtgtgcgtgcgtgcgtgcgtgcgtgcgtgcgtgcgtgcgtgcgtgcgtgcgtgcgtgcgtgcgtgcgtgcgtgcgtgtgtgcgtgtctgtgtgtgggaggcaAAGCTACCAACTCTTTGATGTGCTGATGAAGAACGGACGTCGTGCTGTTTTCAGGACATAAAACACAGCACTAAGCAGAAGCCCAGGGAAACTAAACTCatactgtatacatatattCATTTGAAGTAAATATTAATTTGAGTGCCACTGTAAGCAGTGCATTCTCCTCAAATATGCAgatgctgacatccacacaaaTGCACTTTCACACAATCATGCTTATACTTCCTGCCGAGTTTGGTTGTTTGGATGTTTGAACATAATGCAAAAAGACCGGCCCCTGAGTTCTGACCAGCATCAGGCCCCTGAGTTCTGACCAGCATCCTTGCAGCTGGATAAATCAACTGGAGAGCAAAGTGAAAGCTCTGCCAGGCGTTTCCACAGCGATATGAAGTCAGCTCTCCTCTGGGGGCCCCGCTAAGGGcccgggtccccccccccctgccccggcTGCGGCTGCGCGGTGCAAAATCATCCAGCACAACAGCATCAACAACAGACGTCTGAATGCACAGCCACAGCAGAGCCTCCGTGTAGCTCACAAGCGCTTCGGGGGGGCCCCACAGGGGCccggtgtcacacacacatctattccCATCCACGACAGCTGCAGCTGGAGGGAGCACCTGGGAGAGCAGGGAAGGTCTTTATCTACGACTTTATCTGTTCTCGCTATCCTCTCtctatcagtctctctctctccagctctgtcTTTCTTGTTGTCATCTTTATCCC harbors:
- the hs3st1l1 gene encoding heparan sulfate (glucosamine) 3-O-sulfotransferase 1-like1, encoding MACFLASVFFLVLQSYAAPPELLQAAVTLHTLDLEAGTSANVSGDLPPPGTSKRAPHSIIIGVRKGGTRALLEMLDIHPEVAVAATEVHFFDWDENYAKGFEWYRDLMPYSYPRQITVEKTPGYFTSPLAPERIRAMNSSIKLLLILRDPAERVVSDYTQVYFNRLESHKPVQAIENLLVRNGALNTRYKAIHRSLYDVHMRNWLRHFPLEQIHIVDGDTLIHDPLPELQKVERFLNLPPRIVSSNFYFNQTKGFYCIRSDGRERCLHESKGRPHPAVNGTVLQKLRSYLREHNHSFYRLVKRTFDWQ